The following are encoded in a window of Sutcliffiella horikoshii genomic DNA:
- a CDS encoding cory-CC-star protein, which translates to MDILEKFKKVITIYDEILQQPHRTEIAREMREEEDLFTLLCFSEMLGLPNPAFYYTLELYPFVIERFHDWHLRMGMEKSPLNGIRCC; encoded by the coding sequence ATGGACATTCTGGAAAAATTCAAGAAAGTCATTACTATTTATGATGAAATACTTCAGCAACCTCATAGAACAGAAATCGCAAGGGAGATGAGGGAGGAAGAGGACCTGTTTACGTTATTATGTTTTTCTGAAATGCTCGGTCTTCCTAATCCTGCGTTTTACTATACTTTGGAGTTATATCCATTTGTTATTGAGAGATTTCATGATTGGCATCTGCGGATGGGGATGGAAAAATCACCACTAAACGGAATACGCTGCTGTTAG
- a CDS encoding carbon starvation CstA family protein: MNSVWLAIIGFIVFALGYRYYSKFIAEKIYRLDPDYVTPAHKYDDGVDFVPTKKVVLWGHHFSSVAGASPILGPAIALYWGWGPAFLWVILGTVFAAGVHDFGTLVLSVRNKGQSIGTLTDRLIGKRAKMLFLFIILILVLMVNAVFAWVISNLFIQFPAAVIPIFIEIPIAIWIGYAVYKRKAKMLVPSLIALAVMYGSAVLTSKLPFLQIDLVRYFGGADNTVLFGLDGVSMSFFVWIVILLVYCYFASTLPVWKLLQPRDYINSHQLVVGLIMLYAGLLVLRPELTAPMTNEVSDVSWFPLLFITIACGAISGFHGLVASGTTSKQLDKETDARFVGYLGSVGEGILALISIIAVATLFANAGDFRAAYSDFGAASLGGMSNFINGAAQLATGIAIPADIARTIVTVIVVSFAATSLDTSLRLMRYIISEIGSEYNFKPLTNMHVATSVAVVSSAALVLIPKGPNGFGSGGYLLWPLFGTSNQLLAGVSLLLISVWLKKQGRNFFYTFVPMIFIFSMTLYAMFVQVVFQWSGLGETDANMLLFILGGIIFVFAFWIILEAFRVFFKTDKTPPIDTSM; the protein is encoded by the coding sequence GTGAATTCTGTTTGGTTGGCAATCATCGGTTTTATCGTATTTGCACTGGGATATCGATATTATTCTAAATTCATCGCAGAAAAGATTTACCGCCTGGATCCTGATTATGTAACACCCGCCCATAAGTATGATGACGGGGTGGATTTTGTACCAACGAAAAAGGTAGTTTTATGGGGACATCATTTCTCCTCTGTTGCTGGAGCTTCTCCTATTTTAGGTCCTGCAATTGCACTGTACTGGGGCTGGGGACCCGCATTTCTTTGGGTCATACTTGGGACTGTCTTTGCAGCCGGAGTTCATGATTTTGGTACATTGGTTCTTTCAGTCCGAAATAAAGGTCAATCTATTGGTACGTTAACAGACCGCTTGATCGGTAAACGTGCGAAAATGCTATTTTTATTTATCATATTAATTTTAGTTCTCATGGTAAATGCCGTGTTTGCATGGGTTATCTCAAACCTGTTCATTCAATTTCCGGCTGCAGTTATACCAATCTTTATTGAAATTCCGATTGCTATTTGGATTGGATATGCAGTTTACAAAAGAAAGGCCAAAATGCTGGTTCCCTCTTTGATTGCACTTGCCGTCATGTACGGTTCGGCAGTTTTGACAAGCAAGCTTCCATTCCTACAGATTGATTTGGTCCGCTACTTTGGTGGAGCGGATAACACGGTACTGTTCGGTTTGGATGGAGTCTCCATGTCATTCTTCGTCTGGATTGTTATCCTTTTAGTTTATTGTTATTTTGCTTCCACGTTACCTGTCTGGAAGCTTTTGCAACCACGAGATTATATTAACTCGCATCAATTAGTCGTTGGTTTAATAATGCTCTATGCAGGATTATTAGTTCTTAGACCAGAACTTACAGCACCAATGACAAATGAAGTAAGTGATGTTTCTTGGTTCCCGTTGCTATTCATCACTATTGCTTGTGGTGCCATTTCTGGATTCCACGGGTTGGTTGCTTCTGGTACAACCTCTAAACAATTGGATAAAGAAACAGATGCTCGCTTTGTTGGTTACTTGGGCTCGGTAGGAGAAGGGATACTTGCATTGATTTCCATAATCGCTGTTGCGACATTGTTTGCCAATGCTGGTGACTTCAGGGCTGCGTATTCCGACTTTGGTGCAGCAAGTCTCGGGGGAATGTCCAACTTCATTAACGGCGCGGCCCAACTTGCTACAGGTATTGCAATTCCAGCAGACATTGCCAGAACCATTGTAACCGTCATTGTTGTAAGCTTTGCTGCAACAAGCTTGGACACATCATTACGTCTTATGAGATACATCATTTCGGAAATTGGCAGTGAATATAACTTTAAGCCGTTAACAAACATGCATGTCGCAACTTCTGTTGCAGTGGTTTCAAGTGCTGCATTGGTGTTGATCCCAAAAGGACCAAATGGGTTTGGTTCAGGAGGTTACTTGCTCTGGCCGCTGTTCGGTACAAGTAATCAGCTCTTGGCTGGGGTCAGTCTACTTCTGATATCTGTATGGTTAAAGAAGCAGGGAAGGAACTTCTTCTATACATTTGTACCAATGATTTTCATTTTCTCAATGACTCTATATGCAATGTTTGTTCAAGTCGTATTTCAATGGTCAGGTCTGGGTGAAACAGATGCAAACATGTTACTTTTCATTTTAGGTGGAATTATCTTTGTGTTCGCATTTTGGATCATCTTGGAGGCGTTCAGAGTATTCTTTAAAACTGACAAGACTCCCCCAATAGATACGTCCATGTAA
- a CDS encoding GDSL-type esterase/lipase family protein: MKFKHVSLLFALLLVFNFFASNFVFAEEIKETEPTLVALGDSIPFGTSLPDRSQAFPNLILDGETTVINKSAPGQTSAQLLTQITTDPETGQALQNADVITINTGNNDLLQAAKIAEIAAAIQAGKEIDYETLQKEVAAAALKAGENLAIILHTIREINSDAPILLYNIYNPFPSLEAEPVKTLHQVCEMILEDVNKGFPLVASSYSNTFVLDAYSAFDGNQVELVYGFPDVHPTIIGHQALATLANSLLLEMYPPVEPEPEYELDLTITPNVETEGPVTVHVNTKGHTPLKVMWMAGEKTELDFISLEDVNFLQGNSFEVNENGKYTVLAVFSEDGMDRAIQTIEVSNIVPPMENPTYELDLSISPSEETEGPVTISIDTKDQTPISLMWMKGEKIDLDFLDVENVNFLQGTSFEVTENGKYTVLAVFSQDGMARVLKTIEVTNVFQPVEPPVEEPPAEEEPPTEDEDNTPPPPVKKDETKQPVEKKQVAKSGNKLPNTATSAYNYLVWGAGLLFLGLGYMATVKIYKRKTRVQ; encoded by the coding sequence TTGAAGTTTAAGCACGTTTCATTGTTGTTTGCCTTGTTGCTCGTTTTTAACTTTTTTGCCTCCAACTTTGTTTTTGCAGAAGAAATTAAAGAAACAGAACCAACACTGGTTGCGTTGGGAGATTCAATCCCATTTGGTACAAGTCTTCCAGACCGTAGTCAAGCATTTCCCAATCTAATTTTAGATGGAGAAACAACTGTTATTAACAAAAGTGCACCAGGACAAACTTCTGCTCAATTACTAACACAAATTACAACAGATCCCGAAACAGGCCAAGCACTACAAAATGCTGACGTTATTACAATTAATACAGGAAATAATGATCTACTGCAGGCAGCAAAAATTGCGGAGATAGCTGCTGCAATTCAAGCAGGAAAAGAAATTGATTATGAAACACTACAAAAAGAAGTTGCCGCTGCTGCTTTAAAAGCTGGAGAAAACTTGGCAATTATATTGCACACTATTCGGGAGATTAACTCGGATGCCCCTATATTGCTATATAACATTTATAATCCTTTCCCAAGTCTTGAGGCAGAACCCGTAAAAACTCTGCACCAAGTCTGTGAAATGATTTTAGAAGATGTGAACAAGGGATTTCCTTTAGTTGCATCATCTTATTCGAATACATTTGTTCTTGATGCCTATTCAGCCTTCGACGGTAATCAAGTAGAACTTGTCTATGGTTTTCCTGATGTTCATCCAACTATTATTGGGCATCAAGCATTGGCAACGTTGGCTAATAGCTTGCTGTTAGAAATGTATCCACCAGTGGAACCAGAGCCTGAATATGAGCTTGATTTGACCATAACACCGAATGTTGAGACAGAAGGACCTGTCACAGTTCATGTTAATACCAAGGGTCATACCCCTCTTAAAGTTATGTGGATGGCAGGAGAAAAAACAGAGTTAGATTTTATAAGTTTGGAAGATGTAAACTTCTTGCAAGGTAATAGCTTTGAAGTAAATGAAAATGGTAAATACACAGTACTAGCTGTTTTTAGCGAAGATGGAATGGATAGAGCTATTCAAACGATTGAAGTTTCCAATATAGTTCCACCAATGGAGAACCCCACATATGAACTAGATTTATCAATCTCTCCAAGCGAAGAAACGGAAGGACCTGTTACCATCTCAATTGATACAAAAGACCAAACGCCTATCAGCTTGATGTGGATGAAAGGTGAAAAAATCGACTTAGACTTCTTGGACGTAGAAAACGTGAATTTTTTACAAGGTACAAGTTTTGAAGTGACTGAAAATGGAAAATATACTGTTCTTGCAGTATTTAGTCAAGATGGAATGGCGAGAGTTCTGAAAACTATTGAAGTCACAAATGTTTTTCAACCTGTTGAACCTCCGGTAGAAGAACCGCCTGCAGAAGAAGAACCACCTACAGAAGACGAAGATAATACTCCTCCTCCACCAGTAAAGAAAGATGAAACAAAACAACCGGTAGAAAAGAAGCAAGTAGCTAAGAGTGGAAACAAACTTCCGAATACGGCTACAAGTGCTTATAACTATTTGGTTTGGGGAGCAGGATTGTTGTTTTTGGGACTTGGTTACATGGCGACTGTAAAGATTTACAAAAGAAAAACTAGAGTTCAATAG